The genome window CGTTCAGAGGCTATGGAACTTATTGCCTTGGGAAGTTGGTCATCTCTTGTTATCGGTGCTTCAGCTTCCAATGGCCGAGGTATACGAGAGAGTGATCCCTCCATTGTAAGCCTAGGCATTATCAATACGCGGGATCAATATGCCTTATGGAACCTGGAGGCAAAGATCGTTGAGGGAGCACAGATACCTGAGGGAATACAGATCTGGATTCGCCGCACAGGTAATGGTATGGGAACAGGTTGGGTTCGGGGAGGCACTTCGTATCAGCTTCTCGATCCATCAGGAGCCACCCTTTTTACGGGAGCAGGAGATAGAAGTCATATAACGCTTCAATTGAAAATAACAGGTATTACTCCAGAAACACCGAAAGGCGTATATGCTCCACATATTGCATTTACGGTGGTGGATTTATGATGAGAAGAAAACTATTTTTCATATGTTTCTGTGTAACGGCGATTCTTCTATTTGTAGTCCGTCCGGAGTTTGCTCTGGCAAGTAATGTGGATGTTGAGGGAGATTTAACATATCGTTTTACAGTAACGCCAGGACAAGAAATTCGTGGACAGATTATAGTAAGAAATAACGATAAGGAACAACAGGTTCAAGTGGCCATCAACCAATCTGACTATTTATGTTTTGCTGATGGAAGCAACGATTATGGTGAGCCTGGAAGTATTGCTCGTTCTAATGCATTGTGGATGACAATAACACCTCGTCAGCTTGTCATTCCTGCGGCAGGAACGGCAAGCTTTAATTATGTGATTAATGTGCCGAAAGAGACGACTCTCTGCGGATCATACTGGAGTCTGATCATGGTTGAACCTATAGATCAAATACTGTTGCAACCTCCTATCGATGCAGATGGCAACATGGCTTTTGGAGTAATGACGGTCTTTAAATATGCCATCCAAATGATTACAGATATCGGAAATACGGGAGTTCGCGATATAGAGTTCGCTGATAAAAAGCTTATAAATGCCGGGGGCGTGTCTGTTTTAGCACTCGACATTGCAAATAAAGGGGAACGTGTCATTCGTCCTGTCGTCTGGGCTGAACTTTACGATGAGCAGGGTAACCATGCTGGCCGCTTTGAAGGGGGAAGGCGATGGATTTATCCAGGGAGCTCATGTCGTTTTGAGATTCCGTTTAAAGATGTTAAGGCGGGTCAATATAAGACCCTCATTATCGCTGATGGTGGAGAGGAAGAAGCTTTTGGCGCTCAGTATGCCCTGATACTAAAGTAAAGAGGGTGAACACTATGACAGGCGGAGGGCAGAAGCGAGTATTTAGAGTTCTACTTTTTCTCGTTTTTATATTATGGCTGCTTCCTGGCCTGACATGGGCACAGACAAAGGGATACGGGGTTGAAGTTCGAGCTCGTTCCCCATTACAGATTAGTACAAAACCAGGACGCATTGTCAGTATTAGCGTTCTTGTGACAAGCTATCAGCCTGCACTTGAAACATTTATAGAGGAAATTGATTTGCCTCAGGGGTGGCAACCTCTTATGCCCCCTGGGCGATTTTCAATTCCTTCGAGAGGAAGCGTGACACGTGTTCTTGCTTTTCAGATTCCTCCCTCAGCTCGAGTTGGAGATTATGAAGTAGTTTATTCTGTAAAAAACAGGCGGGATTACGGGGTATATGATGAAGAGATTTTCACAGTATCCATTCTTGCTGTTGAAGGCGTAGAGCTTATTTTAGTTAAAAAACCGGTAGCCATTATAGCGGGGCAGCACTATGAAGCTGATTTGCAGCTTATTAATAGGTCGAATACGACACGTACCTACTCTATAGACCTTCCTGATCGTGACGAAAGGTTTCCTGCTACCATCTCTCCAAATGAAGTAACATTGAATGCGGGTCAAAGCGCCGATTTGAAATTAAAGGGGAAAATTTTTCAAGGAAGCACTTCTCGATTCCATTTTGTTGAAGTTCGAGCCGTTGTAACTGGAGATGGGGGTCCAGATGCTACAACTCTTGTTGTCGATCTTGATGTTATTCCAAGAGGAGGAGGGGAACTTGATATATTCCACGTTCTTCCTACAGAGCTTTCAATTAGTGCCATGGGCAATACTGGAGGAGATGGGGTACATATTGAGTGGAGCGGTGAAGGTTATCTTGATGAGGAGCGCACCAAAAGAATTGATTTCCTCTTTAGGGGACCTGATACAGACGATTTCGGCATCTATGGAGATGTCGATGAATATTGGCTGAATTATTTTACTGAGACCTACTCTTTTTATCTTGGCGATCAAGGATACCCTCTCTCTCGATTAACGTCTTCTGGGGCTTACGGCCGAGGTATAGGTTTTGCTTATGAACCTATAGGAACAGGCTTTGGTGGAGGTTTACACTATGTAAAAAGCCGTTGGGGAACGCCGGAAAAAAAAGAATATGGTTTTTATGTTAGTCATAAAGTAGAAGATAACCTTGAAATAAGATTTAATGCCCTTCAAAAAGAAAGAAAGGCATATGGAAGCAAACCGGATATAGAAGACAAAATATGGAGTGTCAGTGCGGAATACAGACCATGGGTTCATACATTACTTGAACTTGAATATGCTATTTGTGACACAGACAGAGAGGAAGCTCTTGACGACGACGCAGCTTATAGAGTCTATTTAAGAGGAAGAATGAATGGGAAGATCCCTTACTCTATTACAAAAGTAAGAGCTGGCACTGATTTCTGGGGATACTACCACGATTATGACTATATAAGTGCAAGCGTCGGCTATCCCTTTAGCGATCGTTTGCAGGGAAACATATCGTGGTATCAATATAAAGATAATCTCAACCTCAGACAGGTTGATGCAACATCCCAAACCTTTGAAGAACTTCTTCAGGTCTACTTTGATTATGAATTGAGCGATGGCTGGTATCTGGCTTTGGGGTACGATACTTTTACCATGGAAGATCGCTTGTTACCAGCTGAATATAATTATCATGAAAATTCGTGGTGGCTACGAGTAGGGCGGAGTATGGAGCGTTATAGTTATTCCTTTGAAGCGCGATATGCGGACCAGAGCAATCGTGTAAATGGCGAGAGTGCTACGGCATGGAATTATAACGTTTCTTTAAGTTACCAGCTTACTCCTGAACTTTATGTTTCTATTTATGGAGGCTTTGGAGATAACGATGCTCTTGCAGATAGTTACCTCATGAGATCTTCTAGTAACAGAGGTATCTCAATAATTTGGGATATTACTCCCACTCTTCAACTCTCCTGCTGGTACACAAGATACTCATATGAAGAAGATTTTGCAGATAATAGCGAACAATATGAGTTTATTGCAGAGCAAACTTTCGAAGACGAAAGCCGGCTTCGTTTTAGAATACAACGTAATGATAACAGTGGTGAAATGGAAACATCCTACTCTGTTACCTATGTAATCCCTATCGATATCAAACTTGCCAAGAAGAAAAATGTTGGAGTCTTACAAGGTCTCGTATATGAAACTATTGCTGAGGAAAAGCGAGGTATTCCTAATGTGGTTCTTGATATTGAGGGCCAATCTGCCGTTACTGATGAAAAGGGAATGTTTCTATTCCCCAGCCTTCTTCCTGGGGCCTATCTGTTGAAAGTTGATAGGGCTTCTCTCGGAAATCGTGTGCCTAATCGTAAAGTTCCTATTACTGTTGAGATTGCAGGTTATGGGGAGGTTACATCGATGGATATAGGAATTATCGATGGCGTTTCTTTAAATGGCACAGTCGTTCTTATAGATCCAGATGCAGGGAAAGATAAACCTGCCGACTTAGAAGGAAATAAAAGCTACCTTGTAGGAGATACATTGCAGGAAGATGGATTTCTTGAACCTGGTGGATTACAGAGTGTACTTGTGGAATTAAAAAATGAGGACGAGGTCCATCGTCGAATTACAGATAGTTGGGGACGTTTCCTCTTTGAGGGATTGCGGCCAGGGAAGTGGGTTTTGAAAGTGTACGACATTAATATCCCTTCGTCATATCGTATTGAGTTCCCAGAGCAAAGCATTGATTTGGGGCCTGGGGATGCAAAAGTTGTTGAGGCCAAAGTCTTACCTCGAAAAAGAACGATAAAGTTCCTCGAAGAAGGAAGAGTCGTTATGAAACCTGGTGAGAAGTGAGGTGTGACAACATGGTGCGAAAATTATTTATTTTAGGATTTCTTATAGCCTTTCTTCTCTCCTGTGACTCGTCAGAAGGGGTCGATAGAACGGTTGCTTTCGTGAATATTTCTATTGAGGTTGTGGAGCAAAATGCTATTTCGGTTATTCAACAACCACTTTCCTTGCATAGCTACATTAATGATAGAGGAGATGCGGTTCCCTTATCGTATATAGTTACGGCTACCGGTCAGACGCCTCGTGTAGTTACAGGACGTTTAGAAGGGAATTTGCCGGAGGGTGTTCATCTTTTTGTACGGCTTGATGCCCCTATACGAGGCGAATCCACAGGCCTTCAAGAGCTAACTTCTCAAGAAGTTGAGTTATTGACGGATGTGTGGGGAATTTATAGTGTTCAGGGAAGTGGGGTGGTTCTTCTTAAGGCAGCGAATGATACCGCACGAAGTTTGGGACAAATTCAAATTCGTCTTGCGATACGAGAAACGTAAGGAGGCGTTAGAGACATGGGGGACCTTTATTCTCTTCGCAAAGAGCGAGACTATCTCTCTCGAGAATCGACTCGAAAGAGTATGGATCAACGAGAGTGGGAAATTCGTTACTTAAAAATCCTCGAGGATATCTATAGAGAAGAGCAGAAACTACGAGGACGCAGCTTGCCTAAAAGAAAAATCAACCGTGAAAATAGATCATATCCAGATTGAATAAAAGGCCTTCCTCAATAGGAGGAGAGGCCTTTTATTTTTTCTTCTGGTGTAAAATAAATAGTACTTAATAAATTTTACGTATCTGACGAGGTGGTACCTGTGCCTTTAAAAATTGGCATTGTATCTATAGTTGTTTGTTTCTTTTTTTCTTTGGTGGGAACACCTGTTTTGTATGGGATGGGTAATATAAATGCTTTTGTCTCTATTCCTCCACAGGCTTATTTCATTAGGGAAATCGGTGGAGATCGTGTTAATGTGCACATTATGATTCATCCTGGAGATGACCCTCATACGTATGAGCCGAAGCCCGGACAAATGGCTTCTTTTGCCCAAAGCCATCTTTATTTTGCGATTGATCTTCCCTTTGAAAAGAGACTTTTGGCAAAAGCTCTTTCTTTAAATCCGTCTCTTCGTATTATTGATACTTATAAAGAGATAGATCAAATGCCAGGAGACCTTCATGACCCGCATATTTGGCTCGCCCCTTCCCTAGTAAAAATACAGGGACGTGCTATCCGTGATGCTTTCATTGAAGTTGATTCTCAACATGCAGATGAATATAAAAAAAATTACATCCAATTTTGTCGCAAAGTTGATGACGTGGATTCAACTATACGCAGCTTGTTGAGCCATACGATGAAAAAGGATTTTATTGTTGTTCACCCTTCATGGAGTTACTTCGCTCGCGAGTATGATTTGAATCAGTTGTCGATGGAAGTCGAAGGTAAGGAGCCTAAAGCTTCAGATTTAGCATCTCTTATTACCTTAATGAGAGAGAAACAAATTAATACTATTTTTGTCTCTCCGCAGTATTCCAAGAAGATGGCAGAAAATTTGGCTCGGGAGACAAAAGCAATTATTCGTGTTATTGACCCCCTCGCTGAGGATTGGGAGAAAAATATGCTTGAAACGGCTCAGGCCATAGGAGAAAGTCTGAAATGAGCGAGATCCAGTCAATATTGTTTGAAAACGTGTCATTTGCCTACGAAAATGGAACAAAAGTGCTCGATAGAGTTTGTTTCGAGGTCCCTAAA of Aminobacterium sp. MB27-C1 contains these proteins:
- a CDS encoding metal ABC transporter solute-binding protein, Zn/Mn family, with translation MPLKIGIVSIVVCFFFSLVGTPVLYGMGNINAFVSIPPQAYFIREIGGDRVNVHIMIHPGDDPHTYEPKPGQMASFAQSHLYFAIDLPFEKRLLAKALSLNPSLRIIDTYKEIDQMPGDLHDPHIWLAPSLVKIQGRAIRDAFIEVDSQHADEYKKNYIQFCRKVDDVDSTIRSLLSHTMKKDFIVVHPSWSYFAREYDLNQLSMEVEGKEPKASDLASLITLMREKQINTIFVSPQYSKKMAENLARETKAIIRVIDPLAEDWEKNMLETAQAIGESLK